The proteins below come from a single Myxocyprinus asiaticus isolate MX2 ecotype Aquarium Trade chromosome 28, UBuf_Myxa_2, whole genome shotgun sequence genomic window:
- the LOC127418713 gene encoding la-related protein 4-like isoform X1, which yields MSSDQGGEPQLQEEAEPGPKTRGEDLIIPGTGGDSGVMVTAKGAGLNPNAKVWQEIPAIQTEAPVDGTEASPWSQNNTAEDASFGKQYVPGFPALEDNSTSSTVEGLVNGMDSPDQSFPVCEHTTATNVESKLPEEQPISEEILRESLKKELEFCFSRENLSKDLYLISQMDSDQFVPIWTIASMEGIKVLTTDMDLILDVLKSSPMVQVDEKGEKVRPNHKRCIIILREVPETTPVEEVEDLFKNDNCPKVISVEFAHNNNWYITFQSDTDAQQAYKYLREEVKTFQGKPIMARIKAINTFFAKNGYRSLDCSLYPQQSHTQSQYNSPLFMHPVYSPQQQYPLYGIVPPTWTPSPTPYFETPLAPFPNSGFINGFSSPGHYKTGSNSLNLSRPFSRNRVPLYSRKNVISAFRNHVKPQTRANDGLSSTVSPVTVVDGLSGLHSPQPPTSSGSLLSSTELNSSFPHLASNEPTDDSNMAGRGRRTTYRGTRRRREDDRTTRPVPLSQVKISPPKFDLAASNFPPLPGCSVSPQGEPVLENRLSDVVRGLNKDRQQDSNKESTLSPAGPASEETISRPSQTAVKGTAHIPDPVNSSSNHLEKKLENVETLVYKETSVTAAPVAAVPPTPSTTTPGPKPQPSSATPAAPQCNSAPSSTLALEPRKLSYAEVCQRPPKDPPPQPVASSSPNNATAQPLRELRVNKVEEQPSSPANKQERPQETGGNCKAKEGRPARDSHGFSRSNGPPRASTGGFKLREQQRRPPFGHRSSPQGGSRHTGKEQNIPPISPKERL from the exons ATGAGTTCAGACCAGGGCGGAGAGCCGCAGCTGCAGGAGGAGGCTGAACCGGGACCCAAAACCCGTGGAGAAGACCTGATCATACCCGGGACCGGGGGAGACTCAGGCGTCATG GTCACCGCTAAAGGAGCTGGTCTGAACCCAAATGCCAAGGTGTGGCAGGAGATTCCTGCGATACAAACTGAGGCTCCTGTGGATGGCACTGAGGCCTCCCCCTGGTCCCAGAACAATACGGCTGAAG ATGCATCTTTTGGTAAACAATACGTACCAGGCTTCCCCGCTCTCGAAGACAACAGCACCTCTTCTACTGTAGAGGGTTTGGTGAATGGTATGGATTCCCCTGACCAAAGCTTCCCTGTTTGCGAGCACACTACTGCAACTAATG TGGAGTCCAAGCTCCCGGAGGAACAGCCCATCTCTGAAGAGATTTTGCGTGAGTCCCTTAAAAAAGAATTGGAGTTCTGTTTCTCCAG GGAGAACTTATCTAAGGATCTTTATCTAATATCTCAAATGGACAGTGACCAGTTTGTCCCCATTTGGACTATTGCCAGCATGGAAGGCATCAAGGTCCTTACAACTGACATGGACCTCATCTTGGATGTACTAAAAT CATCTCCCATGGTTCAAGTTGACGAGAAAGGGGAAAAAGTACGGCCAAATCACAAGCGTTGCATCATCATTTTGCGAGAAGTCCCAGAAACAACACCTGTTGAG GAAGTGGAAGACTTGTTCAAGAATGACAACTGTCCCAAGGTTATAAGCGTGGAGTTTGCGCACAACAACAACTGGTACATAACATTCCAATCAGATACAGATGCTCAACAG GCGTACAAATATTTAAGGGAAGAAGTGAAGACATTTCAGGGAAAACCAATTATG GCCAGAATAAAAGCCATCAACACATTCTTTGCTAAGAATGGTTACCGCAGCCTGGACTGCAGCTTGTACCCTCAGCAGTCTCACACTCAGTCTCAGTACAACTCCCCTCTCTTCATGCATCCTGTTTACAGCCCCCAGCAGCAGTACCCACTTTATGGCATTGTACCTCCTACCTGGACTCCATCTCCTACTCCATACTTTGAGACTCCTCTG GCACCTTTTCCAAACAGTGGTTTCATCAATGGGTTTAGCTCACCTGGACACTACAAAACTGGCTCAAATTCTCTCAACCTTAGCCGTCCTTTTAGCAGGAACCG TGTTCCACTCTATTCAAGAAAGAATGTAATAAGTGCCTTCAG GAACCACGTGAAGCCTCAGACAAGGGCTAATGATGGACTGTCTTCCACTGTGTCCCCGGTGACTGTTGTGGATGGGCTGTCTGGCCTGCATAGTCCCCAGCCTCCCACAAGCAGCGGCTCGCTGCTGTCATCCACTGAGCTCAACTCGTCTTTTCCACACCTAGCTTCCAATGAGCCAACTGATGATAGTAACATGGCGGGACGTGGAAG GAGAACAACATACAGAGGCACTCGAAGGCGACGAGAGGATGATCGCACAACA AGACCTGTTCCTCTGTCTCAAGTGAAGATATCGCCCCCCAAGTTTGACCTGGCTGCCTCCAACTTCCCCCCGCTGCCTGGCTGCTCTGTCAGTCCGCAAGGGGAGCCTGTGTTGGAGAATCGTCTCTCTGATGTCGTACGGGGCCTGAATAAGGACAGG CAGCAGGATTCAAACAAAGAGTCCACCTTGAGTCCTGCAGGCCCAGCCTCTGAGGAGACTATATCCAGGCCCAGCCAGACTGCAGTCAAGGGGACTGCACACATCCCTGATCCTGTCAACTCCAG CTCAAACCACCTGGAGAAGAAACTGGAGAATGTGGAGACTCTGGTTTATAAAGAGACGTCTGTGACCGCTGCCCCTGTCGCAGCCGTGCCACCCACCCCCTCCACAACAACACCTGGCCCAAAGCCTCAACCGAGCTCAGCCACTCCTGCAGCCCCCCAGTGTAACTCTGCCCCCTCCAGCACCCTGGCACTG GAACCTCGCAAGCTTAGTTATGCTGAAGTATGTCAGCGACCACCCAAGGATCCTCCCCCTCAGCCAGTAGCCAGTTCCAGCCCCAACAATGCAACTGCACAGCCTCTGAGAGAGCTGCGTGTAAACAAGGTGGAGGAGCAGCCCTCCAGCCCCGCAAACAAACAGGAGCGGCCTCAGGAAACAGGGGGCAACTGCAAGGCCAAGGAGGGCCGGCCAGCTCGTGACTCCCATGGCTTTTCCCGCAGTAACGGACCCCCCAGAGCCAGTACAGGGGGGTTCAAACTACGAGAGCAGCAGAGACGCCCTCCTTTTGGCCATCGTAGTTCCCCCCAGGGAGGTTCCAGACACACTGGAAAAGAGCAGAACATCCCCCCGATATCGCCAAAGGAAAGACTCTGA
- the LOC127418713 gene encoding la-related protein 4-like isoform X6, protein MSAYSSVTAKGAGLNPNAKVWQEIPAIQTEAPVDGTEASPWSQNNTAEDASFGKQYVPGFPALEDNSTSSTVEGLVNGMDSPDQSFPVCEHTTATNVESKLPEEQPISEEILRESLKKELEFCFSRENLSKDLYLISQMDSDQFVPIWTIASMEGIKVLTTDMDLILDVLKSSPMVQVDEKGEKVRPNHKRCIIILREVPETTPVEEVEDLFKNDNCPKVISVEFAHNNNWYITFQSDTDAQQAYKYLREEVKTFQGKPIMARIKAINTFFAKNGYRSLDCSLYPQQSHTQSQYNSPLFMHPVYSPQQQYPLYGIVPPTWTPSPTPYFETPLAPFPNSGFINGFSSPGHYKTGSNSLNLSRPFSRNRVPLYSRKNVISAFRNHVKPQTRANDGLSSTVSPVTVVDGLSGLHSPQPPTSSGSLLSSTELNSSFPHLASNEPTDDSNMAGRGRRTTYRGTRRRREDDRTTRPVPLSQVKISPPKFDLAASNFPPLPGCSVSPQGEPVLENRLSDVVRGLNKDRQQDSNKESTLSPAGPASEETISRPSQTAVKGTAHIPDPVNSSSNHLEKKLENVETLVYKETSVTAAPVAAVPPTPSTTTPGPKPQPSSATPAAPQCNSAPSSTLALEPRKLSYAEVCQRPPKDPPPQPVASSSPNNATAQPLRELRVNKVEEQPSSPANKQERPQETGGNCKAKEGRPARDSHGFSRSNGPPRASTGGFKLREQQRRPPFGHRSSPQGGSRHTGKEQNIPPISPKERL, encoded by the exons ATGTCTGCCTACTCATCG GTCACCGCTAAAGGAGCTGGTCTGAACCCAAATGCCAAGGTGTGGCAGGAGATTCCTGCGATACAAACTGAGGCTCCTGTGGATGGCACTGAGGCCTCCCCCTGGTCCCAGAACAATACGGCTGAAG ATGCATCTTTTGGTAAACAATACGTACCAGGCTTCCCCGCTCTCGAAGACAACAGCACCTCTTCTACTGTAGAGGGTTTGGTGAATGGTATGGATTCCCCTGACCAAAGCTTCCCTGTTTGCGAGCACACTACTGCAACTAATG TGGAGTCCAAGCTCCCGGAGGAACAGCCCATCTCTGAAGAGATTTTGCGTGAGTCCCTTAAAAAAGAATTGGAGTTCTGTTTCTCCAG GGAGAACTTATCTAAGGATCTTTATCTAATATCTCAAATGGACAGTGACCAGTTTGTCCCCATTTGGACTATTGCCAGCATGGAAGGCATCAAGGTCCTTACAACTGACATGGACCTCATCTTGGATGTACTAAAAT CATCTCCCATGGTTCAAGTTGACGAGAAAGGGGAAAAAGTACGGCCAAATCACAAGCGTTGCATCATCATTTTGCGAGAAGTCCCAGAAACAACACCTGTTGAG GAAGTGGAAGACTTGTTCAAGAATGACAACTGTCCCAAGGTTATAAGCGTGGAGTTTGCGCACAACAACAACTGGTACATAACATTCCAATCAGATACAGATGCTCAACAG GCGTACAAATATTTAAGGGAAGAAGTGAAGACATTTCAGGGAAAACCAATTATG GCCAGAATAAAAGCCATCAACACATTCTTTGCTAAGAATGGTTACCGCAGCCTGGACTGCAGCTTGTACCCTCAGCAGTCTCACACTCAGTCTCAGTACAACTCCCCTCTCTTCATGCATCCTGTTTACAGCCCCCAGCAGCAGTACCCACTTTATGGCATTGTACCTCCTACCTGGACTCCATCTCCTACTCCATACTTTGAGACTCCTCTG GCACCTTTTCCAAACAGTGGTTTCATCAATGGGTTTAGCTCACCTGGACACTACAAAACTGGCTCAAATTCTCTCAACCTTAGCCGTCCTTTTAGCAGGAACCG TGTTCCACTCTATTCAAGAAAGAATGTAATAAGTGCCTTCAG GAACCACGTGAAGCCTCAGACAAGGGCTAATGATGGACTGTCTTCCACTGTGTCCCCGGTGACTGTTGTGGATGGGCTGTCTGGCCTGCATAGTCCCCAGCCTCCCACAAGCAGCGGCTCGCTGCTGTCATCCACTGAGCTCAACTCGTCTTTTCCACACCTAGCTTCCAATGAGCCAACTGATGATAGTAACATGGCGGGACGTGGAAG GAGAACAACATACAGAGGCACTCGAAGGCGACGAGAGGATGATCGCACAACA AGACCTGTTCCTCTGTCTCAAGTGAAGATATCGCCCCCCAAGTTTGACCTGGCTGCCTCCAACTTCCCCCCGCTGCCTGGCTGCTCTGTCAGTCCGCAAGGGGAGCCTGTGTTGGAGAATCGTCTCTCTGATGTCGTACGGGGCCTGAATAAGGACAGG CAGCAGGATTCAAACAAAGAGTCCACCTTGAGTCCTGCAGGCCCAGCCTCTGAGGAGACTATATCCAGGCCCAGCCAGACTGCAGTCAAGGGGACTGCACACATCCCTGATCCTGTCAACTCCAG CTCAAACCACCTGGAGAAGAAACTGGAGAATGTGGAGACTCTGGTTTATAAAGAGACGTCTGTGACCGCTGCCCCTGTCGCAGCCGTGCCACCCACCCCCTCCACAACAACACCTGGCCCAAAGCCTCAACCGAGCTCAGCCACTCCTGCAGCCCCCCAGTGTAACTCTGCCCCCTCCAGCACCCTGGCACTG GAACCTCGCAAGCTTAGTTATGCTGAAGTATGTCAGCGACCACCCAAGGATCCTCCCCCTCAGCCAGTAGCCAGTTCCAGCCCCAACAATGCAACTGCACAGCCTCTGAGAGAGCTGCGTGTAAACAAGGTGGAGGAGCAGCCCTCCAGCCCCGCAAACAAACAGGAGCGGCCTCAGGAAACAGGGGGCAACTGCAAGGCCAAGGAGGGCCGGCCAGCTCGTGACTCCCATGGCTTTTCCCGCAGTAACGGACCCCCCAGAGCCAGTACAGGGGGGTTCAAACTACGAGAGCAGCAGAGACGCCCTCCTTTTGGCCATCGTAGTTCCCCCCAGGGAGGTTCCAGACACACTGGAAAAGAGCAGAACATCCCCCCGATATCGCCAAAGGAAAGACTCTGA
- the LOC127418713 gene encoding la-related protein 4-like isoform X7: MSSDQGGEPQLQEEAEPGPKTRGEDLIIPGTGGDSGVMVTAKGAGLNPNAKVWQEIPAIQTEAPVDGTEASPWSQNNTAEDASFGKQYVPGFPALEDNSTSSTVEGLVNGMDSPDQSFPVCEHTTATNVESKLPEEQPISEEILRESLKKELEFCFSRENLSKDLYLISQMDSDQFVPIWTIASMEGIKVLTTDMDLILDVLKSSPMVQVDEKGEKVRPNHKRCIIILREVPETTPVEEVEDLFKNDNCPKVISVEFAHNNNWYITFQSDTDAQQAYKYLREEVKTFQGKPIMARIKAINTFFAKNGYRSLDCSLYPQQSHTQSQYNSPLFMHPVYSPQQQYPLYGIVPPTWTPSPTPYFETPLAPFPNSGFINGFSSPGHYKTGSNSLNLSRPFSRNRVPLYSRKNVISAFRNHVKPQTRANDGLSSTVSPVTVVDGLSGLHSPQPPTSSGSLLSSTELNSSFPHLASNEPTDDSNMAGRGRRTTYRGTRRRREDDRTTRPVPLSQVKISPPKFDLAASNFPPLPGCSVSPQGEPVLENRLSDVVRGLNKDRQQDSNKESTLSPAGPASEETISRPSQTAVKGTAHIPDPVNSSSNHLEKKLENVETLVYKETSVTAAPVAAVPPTPSTTTPGPKPQPSSATPAAPQCNSAPSSTLALNALSLTRSIRPRQLIQHHDVAMRMFMYNKIKQNASTSVVKCLCV, translated from the exons ATGAGTTCAGACCAGGGCGGAGAGCCGCAGCTGCAGGAGGAGGCTGAACCGGGACCCAAAACCCGTGGAGAAGACCTGATCATACCCGGGACCGGGGGAGACTCAGGCGTCATG GTCACCGCTAAAGGAGCTGGTCTGAACCCAAATGCCAAGGTGTGGCAGGAGATTCCTGCGATACAAACTGAGGCTCCTGTGGATGGCACTGAGGCCTCCCCCTGGTCCCAGAACAATACGGCTGAAG ATGCATCTTTTGGTAAACAATACGTACCAGGCTTCCCCGCTCTCGAAGACAACAGCACCTCTTCTACTGTAGAGGGTTTGGTGAATGGTATGGATTCCCCTGACCAAAGCTTCCCTGTTTGCGAGCACACTACTGCAACTAATG TGGAGTCCAAGCTCCCGGAGGAACAGCCCATCTCTGAAGAGATTTTGCGTGAGTCCCTTAAAAAAGAATTGGAGTTCTGTTTCTCCAG GGAGAACTTATCTAAGGATCTTTATCTAATATCTCAAATGGACAGTGACCAGTTTGTCCCCATTTGGACTATTGCCAGCATGGAAGGCATCAAGGTCCTTACAACTGACATGGACCTCATCTTGGATGTACTAAAAT CATCTCCCATGGTTCAAGTTGACGAGAAAGGGGAAAAAGTACGGCCAAATCACAAGCGTTGCATCATCATTTTGCGAGAAGTCCCAGAAACAACACCTGTTGAG GAAGTGGAAGACTTGTTCAAGAATGACAACTGTCCCAAGGTTATAAGCGTGGAGTTTGCGCACAACAACAACTGGTACATAACATTCCAATCAGATACAGATGCTCAACAG GCGTACAAATATTTAAGGGAAGAAGTGAAGACATTTCAGGGAAAACCAATTATG GCCAGAATAAAAGCCATCAACACATTCTTTGCTAAGAATGGTTACCGCAGCCTGGACTGCAGCTTGTACCCTCAGCAGTCTCACACTCAGTCTCAGTACAACTCCCCTCTCTTCATGCATCCTGTTTACAGCCCCCAGCAGCAGTACCCACTTTATGGCATTGTACCTCCTACCTGGACTCCATCTCCTACTCCATACTTTGAGACTCCTCTG GCACCTTTTCCAAACAGTGGTTTCATCAATGGGTTTAGCTCACCTGGACACTACAAAACTGGCTCAAATTCTCTCAACCTTAGCCGTCCTTTTAGCAGGAACCG TGTTCCACTCTATTCAAGAAAGAATGTAATAAGTGCCTTCAG GAACCACGTGAAGCCTCAGACAAGGGCTAATGATGGACTGTCTTCCACTGTGTCCCCGGTGACTGTTGTGGATGGGCTGTCTGGCCTGCATAGTCCCCAGCCTCCCACAAGCAGCGGCTCGCTGCTGTCATCCACTGAGCTCAACTCGTCTTTTCCACACCTAGCTTCCAATGAGCCAACTGATGATAGTAACATGGCGGGACGTGGAAG GAGAACAACATACAGAGGCACTCGAAGGCGACGAGAGGATGATCGCACAACA AGACCTGTTCCTCTGTCTCAAGTGAAGATATCGCCCCCCAAGTTTGACCTGGCTGCCTCCAACTTCCCCCCGCTGCCTGGCTGCTCTGTCAGTCCGCAAGGGGAGCCTGTGTTGGAGAATCGTCTCTCTGATGTCGTACGGGGCCTGAATAAGGACAGG CAGCAGGATTCAAACAAAGAGTCCACCTTGAGTCCTGCAGGCCCAGCCTCTGAGGAGACTATATCCAGGCCCAGCCAGACTGCAGTCAAGGGGACTGCACACATCCCTGATCCTGTCAACTCCAG CTCAAACCACCTGGAGAAGAAACTGGAGAATGTGGAGACTCTGGTTTATAAAGAGACGTCTGTGACCGCTGCCCCTGTCGCAGCCGTGCCACCCACCCCCTCCACAACAACACCTGGCCCAAAGCCTCAACCGAGCTCAGCCACTCCTGCAGCCCCCCAGTGTAACTCTGCCCCCTCCAGCACCCTGGCACTG